A genomic window from Triplophysa dalaica isolate WHDGS20190420 chromosome 24, ASM1584641v1, whole genome shotgun sequence includes:
- the cd44b gene encoding CD44 antigen isoform X1 produces MWIIFLAPFFGFLPSSRSENLVVKSRSCSYVGVFHVEATHRYNLTFEEAKSLCKHLSASLAQFKEIQKAYDAGLQTCRYGWIDDRRSAILRHNPHKTCAGNQVGIRFLERNHSDAFCYDAKDLSEKNCTALSGIYLSEKSDPGMVPADHENSTSDIPPPKDTKALQSSTEVYWTNDGSTSVSESSRKDNETDPFYSDNSDHENSTSDIPRLKDTTALQSSTEVYCTNDVSVSVKTLQSSTKHNAIYPSYSENFDWLVILLVILAVLLILLLCVVAAKRKRCCGRKQTLVISKVSRAEGNGTSASFTQQPETINLMNTEKIPASNSEVVHISLNE; encoded by the exons ATGTGGATCATATTTTTGGCACCCTTCTTTGGTTTTCTTCCTTCATCCAGATCTGAGAATTTAGTAG TGAAGTCGAGGAGCTGCAGTTATGTTGGAGTGTTTCATGTGGAGGCAACACATCGCTACAATCTGACATTTGAGGAGGCCAAGAGCTTGTGTAAACATCTATCAGCTTCATTAGCACAATTTAAGGAGATCCAAAAAGCTTATGATGCAGGATTACAGACGTGCAG GTACGGCTGGATAGACGACAGACGGTCAGCGATACTTCGTCACAACCCACATAAAACCTGTGCAGGCAACCAAGTTGGCATCAGGTTTTTGGAAAGAAATCATTCTGACGCCTTCTGTTACGATGCCAAAG ATTTGTCAGAGAAAAACTGTACAGCTCTTTCTGGCATTTATTTATCTGAGAAATCTGACCCTGGGATGGTACCTGCAG ATCATGAGAACTCCACGTCTGACATTCCACCTCCGAAAGACACAAAAGCCCTCCAGTCGTCTACTGAAGTCTATTGGACCAATGATGGCTCTACGTCTGTAAGTGAGAGTTCTAGAAAGGACAATGAGACTGATCCATTTTACAGTGACAACTCAG ATCATGAAAACTCCACATCTGACATTCCACGTCTGAAAGACACAACAGCCCTCCAGTCGTCTACTGAAGTCTATTGCACCAATGATGTCTCTGTGTCTGTAAAAACCTTACAGAGTTCTACAAAGCACAATGCGATTTATCCATCTTACAGCGAGAACTTCG ATTGGCTGGTTATTTTACTTGTAATTTTGGCGGTTCTTCTCATTCTGCTATTGTGTGTTGTGGCAGCAAAAAGAAAAAG GTGTTGTGGTAGGAAACAGACTCTGGTTATCTCAAAGGTGAGTAGAGCTGAGGGAAATGGCACATCAGCATCATTCACTCAACAGCCAGAGACAATCAATCTCATGAACACTGAGAAGATCCCTGCGAGCAACTCAGAGGTGGTCCACATCAGTCTGAATGAATAG
- the cd44b gene encoding CD44 antigen isoform X2: MKSRSCSYVGVFHVEATHRYNLTFEEAKSLCKHLSASLAQFKEIQKAYDAGLQTCRYGWIDDRRSAILRHNPHKTCAGNQVGIRFLERNHSDAFCYDAKDLSEKNCTALSGIYLSEKSDPGMVPADHENSTSDIPPPKDTKALQSSTEVYWTNDGSTSVSESSRKDNETDPFYSDNSDHENSTSDIPRLKDTTALQSSTEVYCTNDVSVSVKTLQSSTKHNAIYPSYSENFDWLVILLVILAVLLILLLCVVAAKRKRCCGRKQTLVISKVSRAEGNGTSASFTQQPETINLMNTEKIPASNSEVVHISLNE, from the exons A TGAAGTCGAGGAGCTGCAGTTATGTTGGAGTGTTTCATGTGGAGGCAACACATCGCTACAATCTGACATTTGAGGAGGCCAAGAGCTTGTGTAAACATCTATCAGCTTCATTAGCACAATTTAAGGAGATCCAAAAAGCTTATGATGCAGGATTACAGACGTGCAG GTACGGCTGGATAGACGACAGACGGTCAGCGATACTTCGTCACAACCCACATAAAACCTGTGCAGGCAACCAAGTTGGCATCAGGTTTTTGGAAAGAAATCATTCTGACGCCTTCTGTTACGATGCCAAAG ATTTGTCAGAGAAAAACTGTACAGCTCTTTCTGGCATTTATTTATCTGAGAAATCTGACCCTGGGATGGTACCTGCAG ATCATGAGAACTCCACGTCTGACATTCCACCTCCGAAAGACACAAAAGCCCTCCAGTCGTCTACTGAAGTCTATTGGACCAATGATGGCTCTACGTCTGTAAGTGAGAGTTCTAGAAAGGACAATGAGACTGATCCATTTTACAGTGACAACTCAG ATCATGAAAACTCCACATCTGACATTCCACGTCTGAAAGACACAACAGCCCTCCAGTCGTCTACTGAAGTCTATTGCACCAATGATGTCTCTGTGTCTGTAAAAACCTTACAGAGTTCTACAAAGCACAATGCGATTTATCCATCTTACAGCGAGAACTTCG ATTGGCTGGTTATTTTACTTGTAATTTTGGCGGTTCTTCTCATTCTGCTATTGTGTGTTGTGGCAGCAAAAAGAAAAAG GTGTTGTGGTAGGAAACAGACTCTGGTTATCTCAAAGGTGAGTAGAGCTGAGGGAAATGGCACATCAGCATCATTCACTCAACAGCCAGAGACAATCAATCTCATGAACACTGAGAAGATCCCTGCGAGCAACTCAGAGGTGGTCCACATCAGTCTGAATGAATAG